DNA from Campylobacter sp. RM5004:
CAGCTTTAGGTGGATTAGAAGTCAAAAAAGACTCAATGTTAAACAATCTTAACACATTAAAAGGTTTTGTTTTAGCAGAAAGAGTTATGTTTGCACTAAGTGAGCATTTTGGAAAACAACACGCTCATGAGATTGTGTATGAAAACGCAATGCAAGGAATTGAAAATAACAAAACATTTAAAGAAGTTTTATTAGCAGATAGTAGAGTAAGAGAAGTTTTAGATGAAAAAGCGATAGATACCTTATTAGATGCTACAACTTATGTTGGATATGCACCAAAATTAGTTGATGAGTTTTTAGAAAAAATTAAAAACGCAGAGATTTTAAAGGATTAAATATGCTTTATAGTGAAAAGTTGGCTGATTTTATAGTAAATACAAGTTATGAAGATATACCAGCTGATGTTAAAACTAGAGCAAAAGAGCTAATGCTAGATACCATAGGTGTTGCTCTTGCAGGTTGCAAAAACGACGCAATTTTAAAAGCTATAAAAGCATTTAAAAGCGAAAATGGTAATACAAGCATTTGGGGTAGCGATTTTAAAGCTACCCCGCTTGATGCAGCTATGATAAATGCTATGAGTTCTCATGTGCTTGATTTTGATGATACTTTGACAGAAGCTATACTTCATGCAAGTGCGATTTTAACTCCGCTATGTCTTAGTTATGGATTTTCTAAAACAAATGATGGTAAAAAAATATTAAAAGCTTTTATTATGGGTTGGGAAGTCGCTGGAAGAGTTGGTGTTGCTAGTAATGGAACTTTTCATAAAAATGGTTTTCATACAAGCGCTATAGCTGGTGTATTTGGAGCAAGTGCAGCAGCTTGTGTTATAAATGATTTAAATGTTTCACAAACAATTAATGCTTTAGGTTTTGCCGCTAGTTTTGCAGGTGGGATAAATGAATTTTTAAGCAATGGGAGCAATTCTAAAATACTTCATATAGCAAGTGCGGTTTTAAATGGAATTAGAGCTTGTGATTATGCTAAAGCTGGTCTTTTTGGTCCTGTTAGTATTTTTGAAGGTCGTGATAATATCTTTAGAGCATTTGGTATAGAATCTGAGTGTGATAAAACAAGACTTGATAAAAATTTAGGAAAAGATTATATGGTTAAAGAAGTATCAATTAAGCCATATCCAAGTTGTCATTTTGCTCATGGACTTGTTGATTGTGCCAAAGAGCTTAGAAATGATGGAATAAAGCCTGATGATATAAAAGAGATTTTATGTTATGTTGATGCTGTGCCAATTACCTTTATATGTGACCCTATAGAAAAAAAGCACAATCCTAAAACTGATTATGAAGCAAAATTTTCATTTGCATATCTAATAAGCTATATGTTTATAGATGGCAAGATAAATCTTAGTTCGTATGATGATTTAAAACGCAGTGAGATTGTAAATTTTGCTAAAAAAATAAAGTATGAAAAATATGTCTCAGAAGGGTTTCCAAAGTATTTTTGCGGAAAATTAAAAGCAACCCTTAATGATGGAAGCACTATCATTAAAGAAGTAAAAATCAATAAAGGTAATCCAGATAACGCATTAAGTTTAGATGAGTTACTTGAAAAATTTAATGCAAACATTAACAATAAACATCTTTCAGAAAAGATTAAAAAACAAGTCTTAAATTTAGAAAATATAAAAAGTTTTGAATAAATTAAAATTTATCGTTTTTAGATTATAATAATTTAAAAACGATAAAGGTTAAATATGTTTGTTAATAGAGAAAAACATTTAAAAACTTTAAACGATGAATTTAATAGGAGTGGTTTTACTTTTACAATTCTTTATGGTAGGCGTAGGGTTGGAAAAACAAGGCTTATAAAAGAATATATAAAGGATAAAAAAGCTTTTTATTTTTTATCAAGTCTTGAAAATATTAATATTACAATTAATAGAATGAAAAATGAATTAGCTAATTTTTATAATGATGATTTGTTAAAACAAATTCAAATAAATGATATTAAAACTTTATTTTTATACATAGCCAACAAAATAAATGAAAAAATAGTAATAGTAATTGATGAATTTCAATATCTTGCAAAGATTGATAATTCTATACCATCGCAATTTCAGTATATTTGTGATGAAATTTTTAAAAACAAAAATATTCACTTAATTTTATGTGGTTCAATTATATCTATGATGTATGAGTATACATTATCGTATAATTCTCCTTTATATGGCAGAAGAACAAGTGCTATTAAACTTGAAGCTATAGAATTTAAATACCTTAAAGATTTTTTTCCAAATAAAACTAAAAATGAACTTATAGAAATATATAGTGTTTTTTATAGTATTCCAAAATATCTTGAACTTATAAATGATAAGGGGGATATTTATGAAAACATAAAAGCAAATATTCTAAATCCAAATTCTTATTTATATAACGAGGCTAGTTTTGTATTGCAAAACGAAATAAATGAACCAATTACTTATTTTTCAATTTTAAAAATTATTGCAAGTGGGGAACATAAAATTGGAAATATTGCTAGTAAATTAGGCAAAAACCCAAACAATATAACATCTTTTATAGATAAATTAATTGAGCTTGATATTATTTATAAAATTAATCCTATAACTGAAAAAAATCCAGAAAAATCAAAAAAAAGCTTATATTTTATAAAAGATAATTTTTTAAGATTTTATTTTGCTTATGTTTTGCCTCATAAATCTCAATTAGAACTTGATAATACAGATTATGTAATTAATATAATTAAGACAAATTTTGCTGAATTTGTAAGTAAAGTTTATGAAGATTTAGCTATTAATTATCTTTTAAATACATATAAAGAACTTTTAAAATGTGGTAGATGGTGGGATAAGGATACTGAAATTGATGCTATTGGAGTTGCAAAAGATTATTTAATAGTTGCTGAATGCAAATATAAAAATAAAGCAGTAGGAATTAATGTTTTAGAAGATTTACAAACAAAGGCTAAAAAAATAGATAGCAATTTACCTATTAAAAAATATATTTTATTTAGCAAAAGTGGTTTTACAAATGATTTGAAAGCACTTGCTAGTAATGAAATAATTTTAATTGACTTGTTATAAATTTCGTATGTTTAACATACGAAATTTATTATTTATAGATTATATAAATTAGGTTTTCTTTGAGATATGCAAGGTAAAACTTTTCTAACTTCATCAATCTTATCAAAGCAAATCTCAAATACTTGAAGACCTTCATCAACGCCAAGCTTTATTTCTTCAAGCCCAAGCGGATTTATTAAAGCCGAGCGACCTGTGTAGATGTTACCTGTTTGATTACTTGCACAAAGATAAACGGTGTTTTCTAAAGCCCTTGTTTTGGTAAATAACATAAAATGCTCATCTTTATATTTACCATCAACCCAAGCAGTAGGAACAAGTATAAGCCTTGCACCATCAAGTGCTAAAGTTCTAGCGATTTCAGGAAAACGAAGTTCATAGCATACCATTATCCCCATTTTGCCCCATCTTGTATCAAAAGCTTTGATTTTTTCATTGCTAGCATTTATATCTTTGCTTTCATCATAACTAAATGCATCATAAAGATGAGTTTTTGAGTATTTGTAAATGATTTTTCCACAATCAGCAAAAATTACGCTGTTTTTTGTTTTATCATTATCTTTTTCATAAAGCCCAAAAACAACAGCAATATCTAGCTCTTTGCTTTTATTTATAATTCCTGTTACAAATTCTTCGTTTATGTCTTGAGCGATAGTGTTAAAATTTATCCCTTCGTTGCTAGGTATAAAGGCTTGTGATGTTTCTGGAAACACCACAAGCTCAGCACCCAAACGCTTTGATTCTTGCATAAAATTAATTATTTTTTCAAGGTTGATTTTATAATCTCTATCAGTTTTTATTTGAGCTAAAGCGATTTTTAATTTATTCATCATAAACCCTCAAAATACTTTCCAGCACCTAAAATCTCGCTTAGTGGAATACCTTTATCTATTTTTGCTTTTGTTTCAATTTCTCCAACTTGAACATTGATTGCTCTTTTGCCAAGCTCTTCAACATTATCATTATCTGGATTTAACACTAGTATTCCATCATCATCAGCTACTATTAAATCTCCAGGGTTAATAACCACATTATCAATAGCAACAGGAACATTGATTGAGCCTTCAATTCCTTTAATTCTAGTTGTTAAAGCACTAACATTTTTAAACCATACATTAACACCAAGATTTTTAATAGCATTTAAGTCTGTTACGCAACCATCGATGATTACCCCACCAACTTTTTTATGTCTTGCCATATAGCAAACCAATTCTCCAAAAGGTGCTCTTTCATAATCTTTATTTGTATCAATTACTACAATATCACCTTCATTTACAATATCAAATACCTTATGAACAGCAGTAGAATCAAGGTGTGGTATTCTAACGGTTACTGCAGTGCCTACTAGTTTTTTTCCACTATGAAGTGGCTTTAAACTTCTAATAAAACCATGGTCTTGCATATGCCCTATAGTTGAAGGGCAAACCTCTTTATAAAGATTGATGATTTCAGTTGAAACCTTACTAACTCTTTTGTTTAAAATAAACATATTTTCTCCTTTTATTAAAGTTAATTTTCTTGTGTTAAAGCATTGTCAGGTTTGACAAACAAATAAGCTATCATGGCAAGTGTTACAGGAATTATATTAAATAATATTGCTATATTCCATCCGTATTTTTGTGCCATCCAGCCAACCAAAATAGGTGAAAACGCTGAGCCAACATTTCCCCATAAATTCATCCAAGAACTAACAGCTGCTGCTTGACTTCTACCTTTATCGGCTGCAACAGCCCAAGATACAACAACAGGAAGTCCTAAAAATCCAAAACCAAGGCTTAAAAATAAAATACTAAGCATTGTGTTTTCAACATATATAACTAAAAATAAACATATATCAAATATTAAAAATCCAGCAACTGCTAAATAAGTTCTAGCTTTTTTAAAGCTGTTTGAGATTTTTAAAATCTTATCGCTGATACCACCGCCAAGTGCAACAAATATACAAATAGCAAGCCAAGGAGCTCCGGCATAAAATCCCATAGCTTTTAAATCAAGACCCTTAGCCTCAAGTAAAAATGTAGGAAGCCAAGTCATAAACATACCTGTCATATAAACACAAAAAAAGTATGCAATTCCTAAAGCGTAAAATTCTTTATTTTTTAAAAATACTTTCCATGGAGTTTTTTTAATATTATCTACAAACCTTTCACTTTGTATGTATGCAAGTTCTTCTTTACTAATAAATTTATTATCTTCTGGCTTTGATGAGCTTATAAACCAATAAATAATGGCTATTAAAATCCCAATCACACCAAATACATAAAAAACACTATGCCAACCATAATTTTGCACTAACCATACAGAAATAAATGGAGCGATTACCGGTCCAAAATACGAACCTGCTAGTAAAAATGAAGCAGCTCTTGCTTTTTCTTGCTTGCCAAACCAGTTATTATTAAATGCCGCGTTACTTGGATATATAGGAGCTTCTCCTAAGCCAAATAAAAATCTAACCACTAAAAGCAACATAAAAGTTCCTGCAAGTGGTGTTAAAATAGTAAAAATAGACCATAAAATCAATGCAAAAATTGTCATAAATTTATTGCCAAATTTTTGAATTAAAATACCACTTGGAATTTGAGCTGCTGCATAGGCTATAAAAAATGCAGAGTTTAGCAAGCCAAACTGGGTTTTATCAATACTAAATTCTTCCATCATAAAGCTAGCAACAACGGAAATGTTCGCTCTATCCATATAGGCAATTAAACCTATTAGGAAAAACACACAAGCTATAAGCCACCTAAATCTCATAAAATTTCCTTTCATTGAAAACTTAAACTATTGTATATAAATAATAAAAAATTTTTATTATTTTTTATAAAATTAATAAAATTTTGTTACTTTTAGTAATAAAACTTAGTAATTTTGATAATTTTCAAAAATTTTATTAAAAAAAATCAAAAATTTTATTATTTTAAGAAATTTTTAAAGTTGGGGGGGGTATAATCATTAGATGATATTTTAAAAAAGGAGAAAAGATGAGCAATTTTGCTTTAATTTCGGTATTAATAGCTTCTATTGTTCTTGTTGTGTTTTGTATTGCAAAGCTTAAAATTCACGCATTTTTATCTTTAAGCTTAGCAAGTATTTTTGTTGCACTTGTTACAGGTGTGGATTTGACAAAAATTGGCTCTATTATAGAAAATGGAGTAGGTGGCACGCTAGGATTTTTAGCAGTAATTATTGGTTGTGGAAGTATTTTAGGAAAAATGCTAGAAGTTAGTGGTGGAGCTCAAAAAATAGCTTTATCATTACTAAATCTACTTGGCAAAAAAAGAGCCGATGTTGTTATGATGTTGGTTGGATTTATTGCAGGTATTCCTGTGTTTGTTGAAGTTGGATTTGTTTTATTAGTTCCTTTAGTATTAGTTGTTGCTAAAGAAATAGGTGTTAGTAGAATAAAAATAGGTATAGCATTAGCAACTTCACTTATGGCAGTTCATTGTATGGTTCCACCACACCCAGCAGCTACTAGCATTGTTGCTACTTTAGGTGCTGATATAGGTCAAGTTATTTGGATGAGCATTGTTGTTGGTATGATTTGCGCTTTCATTGGTGGTGTAATTTTCTTAAAGTTTTTTGATTTTTCAAAAGATGATGAGAGCGTAGCGCTTAATGAAGAAGTAATAACTCCAAAATCTATGCCAAGCACAGCAATTACTTATTTTACTATTCTTTTACCTTTGGTTTTAATGTTACTTAAGACTTTAGTATTTAAGGATAGTGCAGTATTTGCATTCATCGGAAATCCTATCGTTGCATTATTAATAAGCGTATTTGTAGCTTATTATACTTTAGGTTTAAAACAAGGTTATTCTATGCAAAATCTAATGGATTTTAGTGGAGATTCATTTACTCAAATTGCTTCAATTTTATTAATCATCGGTGCAGGCGGGGCGTTTAATGAGATATTAATCGCATCAGGAATCGGCGAAGCATTAAAGCAAGTTTTAGGAAGTTTAAGCTTAAATCCTGTATTTTTAGCATGGTTAATTGCTATTATTTTACATGCTAGTGTTGGAAGTGCAACGGTTGCTATGATTAGTGCAGCAGGAATTGTTTTACAAATGGATAGCAATGTTAGCAAAGAAGTTTTATGCCTTGCAATAGGAAGTGGTGCGATAGGTTGTACTATTGTAACAGATAGTTTATTTTGGCTAG
Protein-coding regions in this window:
- a CDS encoding MmgE/PrpD family protein; the encoded protein is MLYSEKLADFIVNTSYEDIPADVKTRAKELMLDTIGVALAGCKNDAILKAIKAFKSENGNTSIWGSDFKATPLDAAMINAMSSHVLDFDDTLTEAILHASAILTPLCLSYGFSKTNDGKKILKAFIMGWEVAGRVGVASNGTFHKNGFHTSAIAGVFGASAAACVINDLNVSQTINALGFAASFAGGINEFLSNGSNSKILHIASAVLNGIRACDYAKAGLFGPVSIFEGRDNIFRAFGIESECDKTRLDKNLGKDYMVKEVSIKPYPSCHFAHGLVDCAKELRNDGIKPDDIKEILCYVDAVPITFICDPIEKKHNPKTDYEAKFSFAYLISYMFIDGKINLSSYDDLKRSEIVNFAKKIKYEKYVSEGFPKYFCGKLKATLNDGSTIIKEVKINKGNPDNALSLDELLEKFNANINNKHLSEKIKKQVLNLENIKSFE
- a CDS encoding ATP-binding protein translates to MFVNREKHLKTLNDEFNRSGFTFTILYGRRRVGKTRLIKEYIKDKKAFYFLSSLENINITINRMKNELANFYNDDLLKQIQINDIKTLFLYIANKINEKIVIVIDEFQYLAKIDNSIPSQFQYICDEIFKNKNIHLILCGSIISMMYEYTLSYNSPLYGRRTSAIKLEAIEFKYLKDFFPNKTKNELIEIYSVFYSIPKYLELINDKGDIYENIKANILNPNSYLYNEASFVLQNEINEPITYFSILKIIASGEHKIGNIASKLGKNPNNITSFIDKLIELDIIYKINPITEKNPEKSKKSLYFIKDNFLRFYFAYVLPHKSQLELDNTDYVINIIKTNFAEFVSKVYEDLAINYLLNTYKELLKCGRWWDKDTEIDAIGVAKDYLIVAECKYKNKAVGINVLEDLQTKAKKIDSNLPIKKYILFSKSGFTNDLKALASNEIILIDLL
- a CDS encoding nitrilase-related carbon-nitrogen hydrolase, with amino-acid sequence MNKLKIALAQIKTDRDYKINLEKIINFMQESKRLGAELVVFPETSQAFIPSNEGINFNTIAQDINEEFVTGIINKSKELDIAVVFGLYEKDNDKTKNSVIFADCGKIIYKYSKTHLYDAFSYDESKDINASNEKIKAFDTRWGKMGIMVCYELRFPEIARTLALDGARLILVPTAWVDGKYKDEHFMLFTKTRALENTVYLCASNQTGNIYTGRSALINPLGLEEIKLGVDEGLQVFEICFDKIDEVRKVLPCISQRKPNLYNL
- a CDS encoding MFS transporter, producing the protein MRFRWLIACVFFLIGLIAYMDRANISVVASFMMEEFSIDKTQFGLLNSAFFIAYAAAQIPSGILIQKFGNKFMTIFALILWSIFTILTPLAGTFMLLLVVRFLFGLGEAPIYPSNAAFNNNWFGKQEKARAASFLLAGSYFGPVIAPFISVWLVQNYGWHSVFYVFGVIGILIAIIYWFISSSKPEDNKFISKEELAYIQSERFVDNIKKTPWKVFLKNKEFYALGIAYFFCVYMTGMFMTWLPTFLLEAKGLDLKAMGFYAGAPWLAICIFVALGGGISDKILKISNSFKKARTYLAVAGFLIFDICLFLVIYVENTMLSILFLSLGFGFLGLPVVVSWAVAADKGRSQAAAVSSWMNLWGNVGSAFSPILVGWMAQKYGWNIAILFNIIPVTLAMIAYLFVKPDNALTQEN
- a CDS encoding gluconate:H+ symporter; amino-acid sequence: MSNFALISVLIASIVLVVFCIAKLKIHAFLSLSLASIFVALVTGVDLTKIGSIIENGVGGTLGFLAVIIGCGSILGKMLEVSGGAQKIALSLLNLLGKKRADVVMMLVGFIAGIPVFVEVGFVLLVPLVLVVAKEIGVSRIKIGIALATSLMAVHCMVPPHPAATSIVATLGADIGQVIWMSIVVGMICAFIGGVIFLKFFDFSKDDESVALNEEVITPKSMPSTAITYFTILLPLVLMLLKTLVFKDSAVFAFIGNPIVALLISVFVAYYTLGLKQGYSMQNLMDFSGDSFTQIASILLIIGAGGAFNEILIASGIGEALKQVLGSLSLNPVFLAWLIAIILHASVGSATVAMISAAGIVLQMDSNVSKEVLCLAIGSGAIGCTIVTDSLFWLVKESLGMSVKAMFKYFTSATLVASVSGLILSYVLSIIL